A genomic stretch from Fusarium musae strain F31 chromosome 9, whole genome shotgun sequence includes:
- a CDS encoding hypothetical protein (EggNog:ENOG41): MNYNDAKGYDFGSGNTNIDPAVLRELPKGCQVTSTENHGVSFWAKTGRIDVLLQDGAPQSFFIKVLSKAIGMNMTKGEFHSMSAIHGVIPEFVPKPIACGTYEDIPDTHFFLCEFREMTEDMPDPDEFASRLSTMHQKSVSPTGKFGFHITTYAGNLPQYVEWEDSWETFFAKSMRQALDLEMSVKGNSTELEVLSKALFEKVIPRLLRPLESDGRTVKPSLIHGDLWYANAGIDVENDQPLVFDACCFFAHYECTFPEFPT; this comes from the exons ATGAATTATAACGATGCAAAGGGCTACGACTTCGGTTCgggcaacaccaacattgATCCAGCCGTATTGAGGG AGCTACCAAAGGGATGTCAAGTCACATCCACCGAGAACCATGGTGTAAGCTTCTGGGCGAAGACGGGTCGAATCGACgttcttctccaagatggcGCACCTCAGTCGTTTTTCATCAAAGTCCTATCGAAGGCAATAGGCATGAACATGACAAAGGGGGAATTCCATTCGATGAGCGCGATACATGGAGTCATACCAGAATTCGTCCCAAAGCCGATAGCTTGCGGTACCTACGAGGACATCCCAGACACAcacttcttcctctgcgaGTTTCGAGAGATGACGGAGGATATGCCCGACCCTGACGAGTTTGCTTCTCGTCTGTCAACAATGCACCAAAAAAGTGTATCGCCCACTGGAAAGTTCGGCTTCCACATCACAACTTACGCAGGAAATTTGCCCCAGTACGTGGAATGGGAAGATAGCTGGGAGACGTTCTTTGCCAAGTCAATGAGACAGGCTCTTGACCTGGAGATGTCGGTGAAAGGTAACAGTACTGAGCTTGAAGTTCTTTCAAAAGCGCTTTTCGAGAAGGTTATCCCGAGGCTCTTGAGGCCTCTGGAGAGTGACGGCCGGACTGTGAAACCTTCGTTGATTCATGGCGACCTTTGGTATGCAAATGCAGGGATTGATGTCGAGAACGACCAGCCTCTCGTTTTCGATGCATGCTGCTTCTTTGCACATTACGAATGCACGTTCCCGGAATTTCCTACCTGA
- a CDS encoding hypothetical protein (EggNog:ENOG41), with the protein MATRGIKTTKIWDIRTGQVVHTLVSPPRPLGMEFDGDMLLIASRNNCIDSWKLGHNVRPESVRRPWGDANPPEANRIPLSGVPCALSLATSHGMLAVAYNGQPIILWDMEEDTYAGSCGKKLSNGETSTHVIVALAFNPNPDIGLLAVAYLDGDLALLDPYTDRQLECFRANCQTLAPSPNGRFLAAGCANGIIHVYEFDTFKLLYRVKSSNSYIKQLAFSKDSMLLADIRGSQCTVWKPEALLRESLSDDSSGLTSATLIETVSLEAKAKVTSMALHHKSTVILCGKDDGSVVFYERKTGASLGVLYKHKSAVRLLVWIENRDALLSVDASNRIFLYRIQMSTDKGWLTDPVELFKTRLDSEKAITDVSIGDVAAKFLVSTRESDHLFDLNDAPDLCGQCQNKRPQLAQLD; encoded by the exons ATGGCAACACGTGGTATCAAGACAACCAAGATCTGGGACATCAGAACAGGACAGGTAGTCCACACCCTCGTCAGCCCGCCACGTCCGCTGGGTATGGAATTCGACGGAGATATGCTCCTCATTGCAAGTCGCAATAACTGCATAGACAGTTGGAAGTTGGGTCATAACGTACGTCCCGAGTCGGTGCGCAGACCATGGGGTGATGCCAATCCACCAGAGGCAAACAGAATACCACTGAGCGGGGTTCCGTGCGCTCTTTCTCTCGCCACCAGCCATGGCATGCTTGCTGTAGCCTACAATGGACAGCCCATTATCCTATGGGATATGGAAGAGGACACTTATGCCGGTAGCTGCGGAAAGAAGCTCTCAAATGGGGAGACTTCCACGCATGTCATCGTAGCGCTTGCGTTCAACCCCAATCCCGACATAGGCCTTCTTGCAGTTGCATATCTCGACGGCGATCTCGCTCTACTTGATCCTTATACCGACCGGCAGCTGGAGTGTTTCCGTGCCAACTGCCAAACCCTTGCCCCAAGCCCCAATGGACGTTTTCTTGCAGCAGGTTGTGCCAATGGAATCATCCATGTTTACGAGTTTGATACGTTTAAGCTCCTCTATAGGGTCAAGTCAAGTAACTCATACATAAAGCAACTTGCTTTCTCCAAGGACAGTATGCTACTCGCCGATATACGAGGTAGCCAGTGCACTGTGTGGAAACCGGAAGCACTGTTGCGGGAGTCCCTGAGCGATGACAGCAGTGGCCTCACTTCTGCGACTTTGATTGAGACGGTTTCTCTGGAGGCGAAAGCGAAGGTAACTTCTATGGCGCTCCATCACAAGTCTACAGTCATCCTTTGTGGGAAGGATGATGGGTCGGTCGTGTTCTATGAGCGAAAAACAGGAGCAAGTTTGGGCGTGCTCTACAAGCACAAATCTGCAGTTCGTTTGTTGGTTTGGATTGAAAATAGAGATGCTCTCCTCAGTGTCGATGCTTCCAACCGGATCTTTTTATACAGGATCCAAATGTCAACGGACAAAGGCTGGCTCACTGATCCAGTAGAACTCTTCAAGACCCGCCTCGACTCTGAGAAGGCAATCACAGATGTCTCAATAGGAGACGTCGCGGCCAAATTCCTGGTATCAACTCGCGAGTCCGATCATCTGTTCGACTTAAATGACG CGCCTGATTTGTGTGGACAATGTCAAAATAAGCGCCCACAGCTGGCCCAACTTGACTGA